One Thermoplasma volcanium GSS1 genomic window carries:
- a CDS encoding phosphopyruvate hydratase has protein sequence MELPIEDVRVRKVLDSRGNFTVEADVYIPGGFGRTSAPAGASTGETEVIAFSKKGIDESIKFFETNVRRSIIGFNALDQKGFDALITDLDGSGNFSNLGGNLSTALSMSVAKAVSAHLGIPLYRYVGGINHSMPRPIGNVIGGGKHARNGTSIQEFLVSAQGKTFMESAYVNVLVHRKIGDILSEKMKDISIGVGDERAWSVNISDEEAFEVLNQAVNEVSSETKVKIYTGLDFAADSLYENGKYVYKHTVRSRDEQIDYAISINKDFGVYYIEDPMFDTDFEGFAEITKKIGDKAMIVGDDLYTTNPDRIRKGIELGSTNAVLIKVNQIGTLTKAQEAASLASSAGLKNVVSHRSGETTDDFLAHLSVAFSSTFVKTGTIGGERIAKLNELMRIEECLTS, from the coding sequence ATGGAACTTCCGATAGAAGATGTTAGGGTAAGAAAAGTACTGGATTCAAGGGGAAACTTCACTGTAGAAGCAGATGTATACATTCCAGGCGGTTTTGGCAGAACCTCTGCCCCAGCTGGAGCCAGCACAGGTGAAACTGAGGTTATAGCCTTTTCGAAGAAGGGAATTGACGAATCAATAAAATTTTTTGAGACAAACGTGAGGAGGTCAATAATAGGGTTCAATGCCCTCGATCAAAAGGGCTTCGACGCTTTAATTACCGATCTTGATGGAAGCGGTAATTTTTCTAACCTAGGAGGAAACTTGTCAACTGCCCTATCTATGTCTGTAGCAAAGGCCGTTTCGGCGCACCTTGGCATTCCACTTTATAGATACGTCGGTGGAATAAACCACTCGATGCCTAGGCCGATTGGAAACGTTATTGGGGGCGGGAAGCATGCAAGAAATGGGACATCTATCCAGGAGTTTCTTGTTTCGGCCCAAGGAAAAACGTTCATGGAATCCGCTTATGTGAATGTACTCGTACATAGAAAAATAGGAGATATTCTATCCGAGAAAATGAAAGACATTAGCATTGGTGTTGGTGATGAGAGAGCTTGGAGCGTCAACATATCTGACGAAGAAGCTTTCGAAGTGCTGAACCAAGCAGTAAATGAAGTCTCCTCTGAAACAAAGGTAAAAATATATACGGGGTTGGATTTTGCCGCTGACTCTCTTTATGAGAATGGCAAGTACGTCTACAAGCATACCGTTAGAAGCAGGGATGAACAGATAGATTACGCAATATCCATAAATAAGGACTTTGGCGTATACTATATAGAAGATCCAATGTTCGATACCGATTTCGAGGGTTTTGCTGAAATAACAAAGAAAATAGGGGACAAGGCAATGATAGTAGGCGATGATCTATACACTACAAACCCAGACAGAATAAGGAAAGGTATCGAACTCGGTTCTACGAATGCAGTCCTAATAAAGGTAAACCAGATAGGCACTCTAACGAAGGCACAGGAAGCGGCAAGCTTGGCTTCTTCGGCTGGCCTTAAGAACGTAGTTTCACACAGATCTGGAGAAACTACAGACGACTTTCTCGCCCACCTGTCTGTCGCTTTCTCTTCTACGTTTGTAAAAACAGGCACGATCGGAGGTGAAAGGATCGCAAAACTAAACGAACTGATGAGGATAGAAGAATGCTTAACATCATAG
- the ppdK gene encoding pyruvate, phosphate dikinase, which translates to MAQTKKYIYLFEEGGKELVDLLGGKGAGLAEMTKIGLNVPPGFTITTEACIDFLRDGNFPKGMMEQTMDALHMIEEKVSRKFGNPENPLLVSVRSGAPVSMPGMMDTVLNVGLNDETVKGLAFMTDNERFALDAYRRLIQMFGEIVYGLPHEEFRGLIEKVKREKGYDEDKFTTSDITEIIKGENEIYRKHKKSFPQDPQEQLVESIKAVFNSWNSRRAKTYREINHIPENMGTAVSIVTMVFGNMGSDSATGVAFTRDPNTGEKRIFAEYLTNAQGEDVVAGIRTPKYIDDMKMEMPQAYSDLIRMCDILEHHYRDMQDIEFTIERGKLYMLQTRTGKRSAKAAIRIAVEMYEEGIISEEEAIMRVTPEIFDRILHPQVKTNGKETPLGKGLAASPGAAIGSIVFSSERAIELGKSKKMILVRPETTADDVRGMAVCEGFLTQKGGMTSHAAVVARAMGKPAVVGVETMHVDTTNNTLTINGKTLHEGDVVTIDGTSGLFYLGELPVEKPEIDKFSKKLLELADKNRKLGVRANANTPEEAHLARENGAEGIGLARTERMFLGNERIPIMRSMIMSESKEERQKYLEQLLPMQISDFVEFFKTMEGYPVIIRLLDPPLHEFLPDKETILNKIYEIKSGKNGSDELQYYEKLLKTVRDLEEFNPMLGFRGCRVGLVYPEIYDMQVRAIMEAAVRVQKEGRRIMPEIMIPLVGHHNELKILMERLEKTAKSVKDSDQVDYKFGTMIEIPRACVTADKIAKYADFFSFGTNDLTQMTFGYSRDDAEGKFMFFYLENGILEKDPFSSVDEDGVGELMRMAVEKGRKSNEKLEVGICGEQGGDPDTIYFCHKIGLDYVSASPYRIPIARLAAARANISEMKPELASTYRY; encoded by the coding sequence GTGGCGCAAACAAAAAAATATATATACCTCTTTGAAGAGGGTGGAAAGGAGTTAGTCGATCTGTTAGGTGGGAAGGGTGCAGGCCTTGCTGAGATGACCAAAATAGGCCTTAATGTCCCGCCCGGTTTTACAATAACAACTGAGGCCTGCATTGATTTCCTAAGAGATGGTAATTTCCCAAAAGGAATGATGGAACAGACTATGGACGCACTACATATGATAGAGGAGAAAGTAAGCAGAAAGTTTGGCAACCCGGAGAATCCCCTGCTCGTTTCTGTAAGATCGGGGGCTCCTGTAAGTATGCCGGGCATGATGGATACAGTCCTAAATGTAGGGCTAAACGACGAAACTGTCAAGGGCCTCGCTTTCATGACGGACAACGAAAGGTTTGCACTTGATGCCTATAGAAGGCTCATACAGATGTTTGGAGAGATCGTTTACGGACTACCTCATGAGGAATTCAGGGGGCTTATTGAGAAGGTAAAAAGGGAGAAGGGGTATGATGAGGACAAATTTACAACCTCTGATATTACTGAGATAATAAAGGGAGAAAATGAGATATATCGCAAGCACAAAAAGAGCTTCCCGCAGGATCCACAAGAACAGCTTGTTGAATCTATAAAAGCTGTATTTAATTCATGGAACAGCAGAAGGGCCAAGACCTACAGAGAGATAAACCATATCCCTGAAAATATGGGCACAGCTGTAAGCATAGTCACCATGGTATTTGGAAATATGGGAAGCGATTCAGCCACTGGGGTCGCATTCACAAGGGATCCGAATACTGGTGAGAAAAGGATTTTTGCTGAATACCTAACCAATGCCCAGGGAGAGGACGTAGTAGCGGGCATTAGGACCCCTAAGTACATAGATGACATGAAGATGGAGATGCCCCAGGCCTATTCTGATCTCATTAGAATGTGCGATATTCTGGAACACCACTATCGGGACATGCAGGATATCGAATTTACCATAGAACGCGGAAAACTGTACATGCTTCAAACTAGAACCGGCAAAAGGAGCGCGAAGGCAGCTATAAGGATAGCTGTTGAGATGTATGAAGAAGGAATAATCAGCGAAGAAGAAGCCATAATGAGGGTTACTCCCGAGATATTCGACAGGATCCTTCATCCACAGGTCAAGACAAACGGCAAAGAAACCCCGCTTGGCAAGGGCCTTGCAGCTTCCCCTGGAGCTGCAATAGGTTCCATAGTTTTTTCATCTGAAAGGGCTATAGAGCTAGGGAAATCCAAAAAGATGATCCTAGTTAGGCCGGAGACGACAGCAGACGATGTCCGTGGAATGGCAGTCTGTGAAGGGTTCCTAACTCAGAAAGGCGGCATGACGTCACATGCAGCAGTGGTAGCTAGGGCAATGGGCAAGCCTGCAGTTGTTGGCGTAGAAACCATGCACGTAGATACCACAAACAACACGCTGACCATAAACGGCAAGACCCTGCATGAGGGAGACGTAGTAACAATAGATGGAACATCTGGTTTATTTTACTTAGGAGAATTGCCTGTTGAAAAGCCAGAGATCGATAAGTTTTCAAAAAAACTTCTTGAATTGGCCGACAAAAACAGGAAGCTGGGTGTAAGGGCCAATGCAAACACACCGGAGGAAGCACACTTGGCCAGAGAAAATGGTGCAGAAGGAATTGGATTGGCCAGAACAGAAAGGATGTTCCTTGGAAACGAGCGCATACCTATAATGAGATCCATGATAATGAGCGAAAGCAAGGAGGAGAGGCAAAAGTATCTGGAACAACTACTTCCAATGCAGATTTCCGACTTCGTGGAATTCTTCAAAACTATGGAGGGCTACCCGGTGATCATAAGGCTGCTCGATCCGCCTCTGCATGAATTCCTTCCTGATAAAGAAACTATATTGAACAAAATATACGAAATAAAATCTGGAAAGAACGGATCAGATGAATTGCAATACTATGAAAAGCTTCTAAAAACGGTCCGTGATCTTGAAGAATTTAACCCTATGCTTGGCTTCAGGGGCTGCAGGGTAGGCTTAGTGTATCCAGAAATATACGATATGCAGGTCAGAGCCATAATGGAAGCTGCTGTAAGGGTTCAAAAAGAAGGAAGAAGGATAATGCCGGAAATAATGATACCACTTGTTGGACACCACAACGAATTAAAGATTTTGATGGAACGGTTAGAAAAAACAGCAAAATCAGTAAAGGACTCCGATCAAGTTGACTATAAGTTTGGCACGATGATAGAAATACCGAGAGCATGTGTGACTGCTGATAAAATAGCAAAATATGCAGACTTCTTCTCATTTGGTACAAACGACCTAACTCAAATGACGTTCGGATACAGCAGGGACGATGCGGAAGGAAAATTCATGTTCTTTTATTTAGAAAACGGCATACTAGAAAAAGATCCGTTTTCTTCCGTTGACGAAGATGGTGTAGGTGAGCTTATGAGAATGGCAGTGGAAAAGGGAAGGAAATCAAACGAAAAGTTAGAAGTAGGTATATGCGGTGAGCAGGGCGGAGATCCAGACACCATATATTTCTGCCATAAAATCGGACTGGATTACGTATCAGCATCACCATATAGAATACCAATAGCTAGGCTAGCCGCTGCAAGGGCAAATATATCGGAGATGAAGCCAGAGCTTGCCTCCACATATAGATATTGA
- the dph5 gene encoding diphthine synthase, which produces MLNIIGIGLRGTGSLTLDEFDALRTSDIVYLDIYTSIGPKDILEKLRNIADREIIPADRNMIESESILKDAEKLNVSLLVIGDGLTATTHNQLRYSAMEKGIKVKIFENASAVNTAAGKIGLLHYKVGPPVSLPFVSSNFFPLSVIDKVKRNYDSGLHTPILIDLKDGQNMPFASAWNIIMEMQKRKGVCNNRRKCMRCLEAFISG; this is translated from the coding sequence ATGCTTAACATCATAGGCATAGGGCTAAGGGGTACAGGAAGCCTAACCCTTGATGAATTTGATGCGCTTAGGACAAGTGATATAGTCTACCTGGATATTTATACATCCATAGGTCCAAAAGATATACTCGAAAAACTTAGGAATATAGCGGATAGAGAAATCATTCCAGCCGATCGTAACATGATAGAGTCAGAATCCATACTAAAGGATGCAGAAAAGCTGAACGTGAGCCTTCTGGTTATCGGCGACGGTTTGACAGCAACGACACACAACCAGTTGAGGTATTCTGCTATGGAGAAGGGGATAAAGGTTAAAATATTTGAAAATGCCTCGGCTGTTAATACAGCCGCTGGAAAGATAGGGCTCCTTCACTATAAGGTTGGGCCGCCTGTTTCCCTGCCCTTTGTATCCTCTAACTTCTTTCCATTAAGCGTAATAGACAAGGTGAAGAGAAACTACGATTCGGGGTTGCACACGCCCATATTAATAGACCTTAAGGACGGCCAAAACATGCCATTCGCTAGCGCATGGAACATTATTATGGAGATGCAGAAACGAAAGGGGGTATGCAATAATAGACGAAAATGTATGCGTTGTCTCGAGGCTTTCATTTCCGGATGA
- a CDS encoding gamma carbonic anhydrase family protein, which produces MIYEFEGRVPDIDPSAYVSESATVIGKVKIGKEVWIGPGAVLRGDYGEIEVGDYSAIEDNCVIHARPGEKTFIGQHVTIGHLSVIHTGRIRDWAVIGMGSTVSDFAVVGVWAAIGEGAVVKNRQEIPDESIAVGVPAKVIGKIDEDYKKLWTDYKHNYNTFSSRYKTNLKKMK; this is translated from the coding sequence ATGATATACGAGTTTGAAGGCAGGGTGCCGGATATTGATCCGAGTGCATACGTGAGTGAGAGTGCGACAGTAATTGGAAAGGTGAAAATCGGGAAAGAAGTATGGATTGGCCCTGGTGCAGTACTAAGGGGAGACTATGGTGAAATTGAAGTCGGGGACTATTCAGCTATAGAGGATAACTGCGTTATTCATGCAAGACCAGGAGAAAAGACGTTTATAGGCCAGCACGTAACAATAGGGCACCTTTCTGTCATACATACAGGAAGAATAAGGGATTGGGCCGTTATAGGCATGGGATCAACAGTCTCTGATTTCGCAGTTGTAGGAGTATGGGCTGCAATAGGTGAAGGGGCAGTTGTTAAAAACAGGCAGGAGATACCAGACGAGAGTATTGCCGTCGGTGTACCCGCTAAAGTAATAGGAAAAATAGATGAGGACTACAAGAAGTTATGGACAGACTACAAGCATAATTACAATACATTCAGCAGCAGGTATAAGACAAATTTAAAAAAGATGAAATAA
- a CDS encoding PPC domain-containing DNA-binding protein — MYSKIEGSIITARFDKETDFFTDLVDLCNKYEVKSGTVLWAIGMLKEFQIGYWNGNDYEKETFRERLELVSLHGSIAENDPRFHIHAAGARGNHGIVGGHLFSAKVDPLVEIQIMKITGFSMSRELDNSDGLYKLVIK; from the coding sequence ATGTATTCCAAGATTGAAGGAAGCATCATTACAGCGAGGTTTGATAAGGAAACAGATTTTTTTACGGACCTTGTCGATCTTTGCAACAAATATGAAGTTAAATCAGGCACCGTACTATGGGCTATAGGAATGCTAAAAGAGTTCCAGATTGGTTATTGGAACGGAAATGATTATGAAAAGGAAACTTTCAGAGAGAGGCTCGAACTTGTATCCCTGCATGGATCAATTGCAGAGAATGATCCAAGATTTCATATACACGCAGCCGGAGCAAGAGGGAACCACGGAATCGTAGGAGGTCACCTTTTTTCAGCGAAGGTAGATCCTCTTGTAGAAATACAGATCATGAAAATAACTGGCTTCAGCATGTCCAGAGAACTCGATAACAGCGATGGTTTATACAAACTTGTGATAAAATAA
- a CDS encoding carbohydrate kinase family protein yields MAFLAYFGHLNIDVRILVENLPKEGSVNAKNVEEKYGGTAGNFAIVSKKLGLDFDIYSAVGSKTHSGYLSFLKDSGIGIDHIKVTDEYGPICYIASDTKKQVAYMYQGPMLNWSPRLESHYEYIHLSTGPKYTGLIENKESKLVFDPSQEIWKFSGEELKRFYEASYISFFNGNEMKVFREATGLKSFDRIVIETVGPRGSILYKDSTKKVFPALPSSGDTIGAGDAFRAGFYYALFRKKSIETAMVYGTIAAHHMIEDGIDGFSLDANSIEQESQVYKKTFGIQSTSL; encoded by the coding sequence ATGGCTTTCCTTGCCTATTTCGGACACCTTAACATAGACGTGCGTATACTAGTCGAAAACCTGCCAAAGGAAGGATCTGTTAATGCGAAAAATGTGGAAGAAAAATATGGTGGCACTGCTGGAAACTTTGCAATTGTATCAAAGAAGCTTGGGCTCGACTTTGATATATACTCAGCGGTTGGGTCAAAGACTCATTCCGGCTATTTGTCGTTCCTTAAGGACTCTGGCATCGGGATAGACCATATTAAAGTAACTGATGAATACGGCCCGATATGCTATATTGCCAGTGATACCAAGAAGCAGGTAGCTTATATGTATCAGGGTCCGATGTTGAACTGGTCTCCACGTTTGGAAAGCCATTACGAATACATTCACCTCAGTACTGGCCCAAAATATACAGGTTTAATAGAAAATAAAGAATCGAAGTTGGTATTTGATCCCTCGCAAGAGATATGGAAGTTTTCCGGTGAAGAGCTTAAGAGATTTTACGAAGCTTCGTATATTTCATTCTTCAACGGAAATGAAATGAAGGTGTTTCGAGAAGCGACTGGCTTAAAAAGCTTCGATAGGATCGTCATAGAAACGGTTGGTCCTCGCGGATCTATACTATACAAGGATTCTACAAAGAAGGTCTTCCCTGCACTTCCATCCAGCGGCGATACTATAGGCGCCGGAGATGCGTTCAGGGCCGGATTCTACTACGCTCTATTCAGGAAAAAAAGCATAGAAACTGCAATGGTGTACGGTACAATAGCGGCTCACCATATGATTGAGGATGGTATAGACGGTTTTTCTTTAGACGCCAATAGTATTGAACAAGAATCGCAGGTATATAAGAAGACATTCGGAATTCAGAGCACATCACTCTAA
- a CDS encoding Rieske (2Fe-2S) protein has product MVFRKVSISTKIFEKTNSVVTWIAHKPVLLTKYNGDYFAMEAVCGHMGCAILNKVEGKEAVCPAHGARYDVTNGNKVSEPQIKPEAPCEYDSIGEPLKTFKVLENNGFLEVDTD; this is encoded by the coding sequence ATGGTATTTCGTAAAGTATCTATCTCTACAAAGATTTTTGAAAAGACGAATTCAGTAGTTACCTGGATAGCCCATAAACCTGTGCTTCTTACTAAGTATAATGGAGATTATTTCGCTATGGAAGCAGTTTGTGGACATATGGGTTGTGCAATCCTCAATAAGGTAGAAGGGAAAGAGGCTGTATGCCCAGCACATGGGGCTAGATATGACGTTACTAACGGAAATAAAGTATCAGAGCCGCAGATAAAGCCAGAAGCCCCATGCGAGTACGATAGCATCGGAGAACCTTTGAAGACCTTCAAAGTTCTTGAAAACAACGGATTTCTTGAAGTGGATACAGACTAA
- a CDS encoding ArsR/SmtB family transcription factor, with translation MIDDIDNFIAAIENSTRREIIRMLTQFERSYALELSRSIGLSQQAILKQLEMLERANLVTSIGFVPSSVGAKRKLYEPTGFSTLIVDYGRNFLMIQRIPLENDSERVSVSFDEAISKLESIQHHIEELTKKRTELVKKKDELMAAIKYQLEDEDPITREIVLEYLNTFDVEEVSRRTALPLEIVLKILKSKGIVLDEGTRA, from the coding sequence ATGATAGATGATATAGATAATTTTATTGCTGCCATAGAAAATTCTACGAGGCGTGAAATAATAAGGATGCTCACTCAATTCGAGAGATCTTATGCTCTCGAGTTGAGCAGAAGTATTGGTCTTTCTCAGCAAGCTATCTTGAAACAGCTGGAAATGCTTGAAAGGGCAAACCTAGTAACGAGCATAGGTTTCGTACCAAGCTCTGTAGGGGCAAAACGGAAGCTTTATGAACCTACGGGATTCTCAACACTTATAGTTGACTATGGAAGGAACTTCCTTATGATACAGAGGATACCGTTGGAGAATGATTCAGAACGCGTATCGGTTTCATTTGATGAGGCTATTTCAAAGCTAGAATCGATTCAGCACCATATCGAAGAGCTTACAAAGAAGAGAACCGAACTCGTTAAGAAAAAAGATGAATTGATGGCCGCTATTAAGTATCAGCTTGAAGACGAGGATCCGATTACAAGGGAAATAGTTTTGGAATACCTCAATACCTTTGATGTAGAGGAAGTTTCCAGAAGGACTGCGCTTCCGCTGGAAATTGTTTTAAAAATACTTAAGTCAAAAGGCATAGTACTAGACGAAGGCACACGTGCCTAG
- the hsp20 gene encoding archaeal heat shock protein Hsp20: MAKKDEFDDWDDMFDEFFKDFGIDIKSLNNRFMRIWNRILNDPNITSSEPYVYGFTYRIGSDGKPIFQEFGNVPGITRGVRPIERGVREPITDINDDDKKVYLTFELPGVSKESIDLKISEYNITLNVDEDQRKYYKSIDFDYKLKPETAVAKFNNGLLDVTVEKATSKESGGRKVSIQ, from the coding sequence ATGGCAAAGAAGGATGAATTTGATGATTGGGACGACATGTTCGACGAATTCTTCAAAGACTTCGGAATCGATATAAAGTCTCTGAACAACAGGTTCATGAGGATCTGGAACAGGATACTCAATGATCCAAACATAACATCATCAGAGCCTTATGTCTATGGATTTACTTACAGGATTGGGTCAGATGGAAAGCCGATATTCCAGGAATTCGGCAACGTGCCTGGGATTACCAGGGGGGTGAGGCCTATAGAGAGAGGTGTTAGGGAACCTATAACAGACATAAACGACGATGATAAAAAAGTATACTTAACATTCGAGCTTCCCGGCGTAAGCAAGGAGAGCATCGATCTAAAGATATCTGAATACAACATTACGCTTAACGTGGACGAAGACCAGAGGAAATACTACAAGAGCATTGACTTCGACTACAAGTTAAAACCAGAAACTGCTGTTGCCAAGTTCAACAACGGCTTGCTCGATGTAACGGTAGAGAAGGCTACAAGCAAAGAAAGTGGTGGCAGAAAGGTCTCTATACAGTAA